The proteins below come from a single Afipia felis ATCC 53690 genomic window:
- a CDS encoding serine hydrolase domain-containing protein, with the protein MLNSRTISHRTYTRTASAALTAFGLLALVAGTAIAPAHAKDVYPHAKETIGTGQQLYDGLLTPDLTANTLRNVDRLFPTRTVTPSEHPKAFKPAEKQIKQVKFTVNGKTYDLFDFLAVNRVSGLLILKDGKVAYETYQLGNTPNTRWTSMSIAKSVTSTLIGAAVKDGYIKSLDEPVTKYVPRLKDSAYEGVTIRDVLMMSSGVKWNETYTDPNSDRRHLLKAQESQQRNAAMDVMAKLSRAVEPGTKFNYSTGETQVAGEILHGAIKKPLAEYLSEKIWKPYGMQAPAKWWLDSPGGLEIAGSGLSATLRDFARFGQFYLDGGVAGGKNVLPDGWMQEASTPKVLKGGTPLDYGYMWWIALSDQARADKAFMARGIFGQFVYIDPTAHVVIAMTSAASKPQNLQLLTPQPFFDAVVEELK; encoded by the coding sequence ATGCTCAACTCCCGAACGATCTCACACCGCACATACACCAGGACCGCAAGCGCGGCGCTCACCGCCTTCGGCCTGTTGGCTCTTGTGGCCGGAACGGCTATCGCACCAGCGCATGCCAAGGATGTCTATCCGCATGCCAAGGAAACGATCGGCACAGGCCAACAACTCTATGACGGCCTGCTGACGCCCGATCTGACCGCGAACACGCTCCGCAACGTCGATCGCCTGTTCCCGACGCGGACTGTCACGCCGTCCGAACACCCGAAGGCCTTCAAGCCTGCCGAAAAGCAGATCAAGCAGGTCAAATTTACCGTCAACGGCAAAACCTACGATCTCTTCGACTTCCTTGCTGTGAACCGCGTCTCCGGACTGCTGATCCTGAAGGACGGCAAGGTTGCCTACGAGACCTATCAACTGGGCAACACGCCGAACACCCGCTGGACGTCGATGTCGATCGCGAAGTCGGTTACATCGACCCTGATCGGCGCGGCCGTCAAGGATGGCTACATCAAGAGCCTCGACGAGCCGGTCACGAAATATGTGCCGCGTCTCAAGGACAGCGCCTATGAAGGCGTGACCATTCGCGACGTGCTGATGATGTCGTCCGGCGTGAAGTGGAACGAAACCTACACCGATCCCAATTCCGACCGGCGTCACCTCCTCAAGGCGCAGGAATCGCAGCAGCGCAACGCCGCCATGGATGTAATGGCGAAGCTGTCGCGCGCGGTCGAGCCGGGCACCAAGTTCAATTACAGCACCGGCGAAACCCAGGTGGCTGGCGAAATTCTGCACGGCGCGATCAAGAAGCCGCTTGCGGAATATCTCTCCGAAAAAATCTGGAAGCCCTATGGCATGCAGGCCCCGGCCAAATGGTGGCTGGATTCGCCGGGCGGACTTGAGATCGCGGGCAGCGGCCTGTCGGCCACGCTGCGCGACTTCGCCCGGTTCGGCCAGTTCTATCTCGATGGCGGCGTCGCCGGCGGCAAGAATGTCCTGCCCGACGGATGGATGCAGGAAGCCAGCACGCCCAAGGTCCTGAAGGGCGGCACGCCGCTCGACTATGGTTACATGTGGTGGATTGCGCTCAGCGATCAGGCCCGCGCCGACAAGGCCTTCATGGCGCGTGGCATCTTCGGTCAGTTCGTCTACATCGATCCGACAGCGCATGTCGTGATCGCCATGACGAGCGCAGCGTCGAAGCCGCAGAACCTTCAATTGCTGACGCCGCAGCCCTTCTTCGATGCCGTGGTCGAGGAACTGAAGTAA